A genome region from Populus alba chromosome 5, ASM523922v2, whole genome shotgun sequence includes the following:
- the LOC118034954 gene encoding toll/interleukin-1 receptor-like protein yields the protein MNSPTSPKGLFSVINLLMLFLSGKANDVFLSFNHQEIGKNFADHLYKDLNYAGIRTLRDDGGIYTGQKSDIKRAIQESRISVVVFSKDYASSTKCLDQLVLIMDARRTTGLLVLPLFYNVDPSEVWEQKGLFEEAFAKHEKSFHKEMARVDSWRAALKEAADLKGKERKQDRYESKFIESIVKEIADKLNLSLPHVPPSSLPLSSALRPPSYFLGLLRERRSFFQTPSLFLFFFYFTTSL from the exons ATGAATTCACCAACCAGTCCAAAGGGTTTGTTCTCAGTTATCAATCTCTTGATGCTTTTCCTTTCTGGAAAGGCTAATGAtgttttcttgagttttaaCCACCAAGAAATTGGCAAGAATTTTGCCGATCATCTCTACAAAGACCTCAATTATGCTGGGATTCGCACTTTGAGAGATGATGGTGGAATTTACACTGGACAAAAGTCTGATATCAAGAGAGCGATACAGGAATCCAGGATTTCGGTTGTTGTGTTCTCTAAAGACTATGCTTCTTCAACAAAGTGCCTGGACCAGCTTGTGCTCATAATGGATGCCAGGAGAACAACTGGGCTCCTTGTGCTTCCTCTTTTTTACAACGTTGATCCGTCGGAGGTCTGGGAACAGAAAGGGTTGTTTGAAGAAGCATTTGCTAAACACGAAAAAAGCTTCCATAAGGAAATGGCTAGAGTAGATAGTTGGAGGGCGGCTCTTAAAGAAGCTGCAGACCTGAAAGGAAAGGAGCGGAAACAAGACAG GTATGAGTCAAAGTTCATAGAGTCGATTGTTAAAGAGATCGCAGATAAACTCAACCTCTCACTGCCTCACGTCCCTCCGTCCTCGTTACCACTGTCGTCAGCCCTCCGCCCACCTTCATATTTTCTTGGTCTTTTACGAGAGAGGAGGTCTTTCTTTCAGACCCCCTctctcttcttattttttttttacttcaccACTTCTTTATAA